The Gammaproteobacteria bacterium genome includes the window CTCGGGTTGGTTATTATTGTTTGAATCACCTTTAAACATTTTTGTTAAAGAGGCTATTGCAGTATTCAATTCATTTATTCTTGATTCCCCAGATTTTTTATTCCCCCAAAATTCCAAAAGACCTTTATGAGCAGCTTCAATAGAAGCATACCCGAGATTTTTTTCTGCACTTTGTGCGATTTCATTTAATTTCTTGCTGTTGATAGCTATTTTTTTTTCCAAATCTTGTATGATTCCTTCAAGATCAGAAATTGTTTTTACCTTATAAGCATTTCTTATTTGATCTAATGATTCTTTTTGCATTTTAATCTCCAATATTGGTATGTTTGATTTATAAAATTTAACACTTGTGTAAGTCATGTTCCGCAAAAAATTTTAAGCAGCTAATTTAAAATTACAGAAACACATACAACATTAAGTGCAAGCGTAGAATTGGCATTCAAGCTGACAGATACCACGGACTTACGTCCGTGGAGTTCATTTACATTATGGCGCAGTTTTTTTCAGCAGGGGGGTTAATCATGTCATGTGTATTATCGGTACCGTCAATGGCGGAGATGACACTTTCAATCGCTTTCGTTGGGACTATTTTATAATTTGGGTATTGATATCCACTTTCGACTTTAGTTAGACCAAGTTCCTCTAGCTCGGAATTTTCATAACACTCTTCAATTTCGATCTCAACTTTGATATCACTCAGATTAATGCTCTCTTGAAGCTCAACTTCATAGATAAAAGGCTGTTTGAAAGCCCAATTTGCTTCGATAGCAGTATTCATCGCGGTATAGTCTCTTTTAGCACGCGAGTATTTCTTAGCGTCCTCTAATGACTCAAATACCAACATAGTCTTTTTTGCCACCAGGAATTGGAGGATTTGGTGATGCGAATATTCAATTGCTTTAGCATCCTTCAAACCCAAGAAAGCTGATTTAGTTGTTTGAATTGCTTCAGTTGTCACTGCGTATAGGCTCATATTTTTACTCCACAGAAATGTAAGTTATTAACTATTTCATTGTAACTTTAGAATATTAAGTTTTTCTTAGCCTAAATCAGTAACCAGTACCTTTGCATGGCAACCGCATCAAAAACCCCCTTGACAAACATTTGAGGCTTGAGTTTCCCTGGATTTCGCTACACTACATCCAGGCTACTTTGAGGGTGTTTTAACCTGGAGGAAACGAAGTGTAATCAAGGCCTTATTCAGTTTGATGCGGTTGCCATGGTACCTTTGCACTGGACAATTGTTACTTTAGTTGCTTCCAGTAAGATCGTTTTAATAAATATACTAATATGAATAAAACGCCTAAAAAGAGTAAGACCCAAACACCCAGTCTTTCACGAGTATATTTTTTTGGTTCGCTGGCATATACCAAGAAATTAACCAGATCTTTGATCATTGCGTCAAACTCATCGGGAGGCATGCTGCCTGCTTTGCTGAGCGTTAACACCGAATAATAAGGAAGTTTTCGTGTGAATACTGACGCGTCAGAAAATAAATCTGTTTTCTTTGCTATGAGTTGCTGCTCACCTTGCATACCTACGAATGGATTTGGCATATTACTATTATCTAATAGCAAATTATTAAAGCCGGTAGTCTGTTTGGGGTCTTTATAAAAAACATGTAGATAAGTATATAGCCACCGAGCGCCTCGCACTTTCGCGACTAGCGTTAAATCAGGAGGAGCTGCACCAAACCACCATTTTTGATTTTTATCAGGCATTTTATTGGGTGTAATTCCAGCGGCTTTGGCAATACGATCATGCGCTAAATAATCCATGGAATGGCAGACTAAGCATGTTGACGCAAATGTTTTTGCTCCTCGCTGAATACTTTTTACATCATGCGTATTAATGACAGGTTTTTCTAGCTTGATCGGATACTCTTCGGCGATCACATTCAAATTTATCAATAACAGACATGGAATTAATATTCGTTTTATTAATTTCATCGAGTACAAAATCCCTTTTGAGTTTTCATCATCCTACATTAATCCCAATTAAATAATTTTTTCTGCGTCACTCTTTCTGGAGGCAACTTCGTTTTTTCTCTGCGGGTGTAAAATGGCATTAAAAGGAAAAATAGAAAATAAATTACGGTAAATATGCGACTTATCCATACGCCTGTATCATCCACTGGCTGGGTACCAAAATAACCTAATCCGATAAAGCTGATGACAAAGAGAGTTAATGCAATTTTGGATAAAGTCCCCTTATATCGGATTGATTTCACCGGGCTTTTATCTAACCAGGGCAAAACAAATAATACAGCGATGGACGAAGCTAATGCGATTATCCCAAAAAGCTTATTAGGTATTGCACGTAAAATGGCATAAAACGGCGCTAGATACCACGCTGGAGCAATATGCAGCGGTGTTTTTAATGGATTTGAAGGGACATAATTTTCAGGCTCAATAAATAAACCACCAAAGGTTGGAAAATAAAAAATGATGAGCGCACAAATAAAAATAAAGACCACGATACCCACTAAATCTTTTACAACAAAGTAGGGATGAAAGGGAATACCATCAAGGGGCTTACCTGATGCATCTAATTTATCTTTGATCTCTATTCCATCAGGATTATTTGATCCCACTTTTCTAAGCGCCATTAGATGAAATAAAACTACCAACAAAATAATGAGCGGAATGCCGGTTGCATGATAGGAAAAAAAGCGATGCAAGGTTACCGAAGATACCGAGTAGTCTCCAATAAACCAGACCGCTAATGGTCCCCCGATAAACGGAATGGCCATTATTATTGCACTGATTACTCGACTCGCCCAAAATGACATTTGCCCCCAAGGAAGTACATAACCTGTATAAGCCTCGGCCATTAATAAGATATATAAAACGACTCCAATCAACCACAGGAGTTCTCTTGGCTTACGATAAGAGCCATACATAATACAACGATAAATATGCAGATAAATAACCACGAAGAACGCTGAAGCGCCAGTGGAATGCATGTAGCGTATCAACCACCCTAGATTAACATAGCGCATTGTATTCTCTACTGAACTAAAAGCTTCGTTACCGGTAGGGATATAAAACATGCTCATCCAAATTCCAGTGATAATTTGATTGGCGAGCACCAGGAGGGAAAACGCTCCGAAGTAGTACCAAAAATTCAAATTTTTGGGAGCGTAATATTCAGCAAAATTTTTTCTCCAAAATGAGGAGAGTGGAAATCTAGAATCAATCCAATTAAAACCTTGTTTTAATAGCTTTGTCATAAGTTATCTACTTGTTTTTTTCATGATCCACACCCACTAACAACGTCTTGTCATCAACATAGCTGTAGGATGGAACTTCGAGGTTAATTGGCGCAGGGACACCTTTAAAGACACGTCCTGCCATATCGAACTTTGACCCATGACAGCTACAAAAAAAGCCGCCTGGCCATTGCGGTTCTAGAGATTTTGGATCGGGGCGATAGGTAGGAATACATCCAAGATGGGTGCAAATGCCAACGAGCACTAAGATTTCAGGTTTAATGGAACGAAAACGGTTCCGAGCATAAGTAGGCTGTTGCTCAACTTCAGAGGAGGGATCTCTTAGAAGATCTTCATCGTCTTGCAGACTTTCTAAAGCTTCTGGCGTGCGGTGAATAATCCAGATGGGACGTCCGCGCCACATAACGGTAAGTTGCTCACCCGGTTTTAACTTGCTGATATCCACTTTGATGGGGGCACCGGCTTCGGAAACATCTTCGCTGGGTAACATTGAAGCTACGAAGGGAACGGCGGCGGCTAAAACGCCAACCGCTCCCATGGCAGTGGTTGCTTTAATCAAAAAATCACGGCGTTTTTCATCTACTTCATCAACCATAGTTCCCTCTTGGTCTGAATCTTTATTCTTGCCAGAACATCCCTCTGGCAGCTCTGCCCTAAACTACTAAGTGTCTAATAACGGTAATGATCTGATTTGAAGGGTCCATTCACAGACACCCCAATATAGTCTGCCTGCTGAGAGGTCAATTTTGTAAGT containing:
- a CDS encoding cytochrome c1 produces the protein MKLIKRILIPCLLLINLNVIAEEYPIKLEKPVINTHDVKSIQRGAKTFASTCLVCHSMDYLAHDRIAKAAGITPNKMPDKNQKWWFGAAPPDLTLVAKVRGARWLYTYLHVFYKDPKQTTGFNNLLLDNSNMPNPFVGMQGEQQLIAKKTDLFSDASVFTRKLPYYSVLTLSKAGSMPPDEFDAMIKDLVNFLVYASEPKKYTRERLGVWVLLFLGVLFILVYLLKRSYWKQLK
- a CDS encoding cytochrome b N-terminal domain-containing protein; translated protein: MTKLLKQGFNWIDSRFPLSSFWRKNFAEYYAPKNLNFWYYFGAFSLLVLANQIITGIWMSMFYIPTGNEAFSSVENTMRYVNLGWLIRYMHSTGASAFFVVIYLHIYRCIMYGSYRKPRELLWLIGVVLYILLMAEAYTGYVLPWGQMSFWASRVISAIIMAIPFIGGPLAVWFIGDYSVSSVTLHRFFSYHATGIPLIILLVVLFHLMALRKVGSNNPDGIEIKDKLDASGKPLDGIPFHPYFVVKDLVGIVVFIFICALIIFYFPTFGGLFIEPENYVPSNPLKTPLHIAPAWYLAPFYAILRAIPNKLFGIIALASSIAVLFVLPWLDKSPVKSIRYKGTLSKIALTLFVISFIGLGYFGTQPVDDTGVWISRIFTVIYFLFFLLMPFYTRREKTKLPPERVTQKKLFNWD
- the petA gene encoding ubiquinol-cytochrome c reductase iron-sulfur subunit — translated: MVDEVDEKRRDFLIKATTAMGAVGVLAAAVPFVASMLPSEDVSEAGAPIKVDISKLKPGEQLTVMWRGRPIWIIHRTPEALESLQDDEDLLRDPSSEVEQQPTYARNRFRSIKPEILVLVGICTHLGCIPTYRPDPKSLEPQWPGGFFCSCHGSKFDMAGRVFKGVPAPINLEVPSYSYVDDKTLLVGVDHEKNK